From the genome of Cygnus olor isolate bCygOlo1 chromosome 29, bCygOlo1.pri.v2, whole genome shotgun sequence:
CAGAGGATCCGGGCAGAGATAGAGAACACGAGGAACCAGGTAGGAATGGAAAAGATGCTCATGGAGCCCTGTTCTGTGGTCCCTTagcagctctctgctgtctGTCACTATACTGCTGATTGGAGAGACATCAGCAGCCACAGAGCATGATGTACCAGAAAGGGTACTGCACCACACCACACACAAAATCATCCTTGTAGGCTGGCATTTCAACTCCAGCAATGTTAGCTATGGTAGAATGACCTCAGTCTTAACCATTGCTCATAAACACCCTGGCCAGAACGGTTTTCTTCCTTGGCTAAGTCTTACCCAAAGAGACAAGCAGCACTCAGGAGTTCCAATCCCTCCCCTTGCAGTGTGCCACGCTGCAAACGGCCATCGGAGACTCTGAGGAGCGTGGGGAGCTGGCCATCAAGGATGCCAAGGCAAAGATGACAGAGCTGGAAGATGCCCTACAGAAAGCCAAAGCCGACATGGCCCGGCAGCTGCGCGAGTACCAGGAGCTGATGAACGTCAAGCTGGCCCTGGACATCGAGATCGCGACCTACAGGAAGCTGCTGGAGGGCGAGGAGAGCAGGTGGGAACAAAATCCCTGCAGAAGGAATAGTGAATGTCACTGTTCCCCTGCCAGCAGGTTGGTTCCCCCACCTGCCTCTGTACTTTGTCTCTGACCTCCCCTTTGTCTGCCCTCCAACAGGCTGAGCGGCGAGGGACTCAACCCCATCAGCTACTGTAAGTATCACTGTGCTCGTTTTCCCTTGGGCCCATTGGGAGCAGAGCCTTTGAGCAACCCTGGGAAAAGGGAGGTTTTACCCAATTGCTCCATGTAAGACATTCAGAGCCTACCGGAACCATTAGCATGTGGGGACAGAAGTTGGGTTCAAGTCCCATGGGTCCAAGTCCCGATGATGGTGCTTTCTGCAACTGGGAGGTTGCCAGAGCAGATGTTCAATCCTCTGGTTGTATTTTCCTGCAGCGGTGATCAGCTCCAGCTCTGGACCAGCTGGTGGAGGTGGCCTGGGAGGAGGATTTGGTGGACTGAGCCTAAGCGGAGGAGGCGGTGGAAGCGGTTTTGGTCTTGGAGGAGGCGGTGGAAGCGGCTTTGGTcttggaggaggtggtggaagCGGCTTTGGCcttggaggaggtggtggaagCAGTTTTGGTCTTGGAGGAGGTGGTGGCCGTGGAGGCTACAGCTTTGGAAATGGAGGAGGACTTGGACTCAGCAGTGGTGGTGGTCTCGGAGGTGGATTTGGAGGAGGCAGCAGTCTCGGCATCTCTAGCGGTCTTGGCTACGGAGGAGGTGGCAGCGGCGGCAGCAGTGGGCTGAGCACTGGAGGGGGGAATTTCAGCTCTGGAAGTGCAAAAGGCACCAACCCAGGTGTGAAAATCGTCTCCAAAACCTCCTCCAGCAAAAAGAGCATAAAAAGCCAAAGCCTGAAGAATGTTACGCAGCCTGAGTAAAACCAACACCGGACCCTCCCCGAAACCATCACTTCTGCCTTGCTCCCGCATCGCCCCtgcacaccaccacccctccaTCTGCTCTGCCCCGGCTCCTCGCACCATAGTTCTTAAGCATTTGGGTCCCAtctcaagaaaaacagcagagcacGAGCTAACCAGATCTCTCAAAATACCTGGAACAGGTTTAAAAGGCAAACATGGGTCTAAGTGATTTTCTGAATTGGGAATTGTCTTTTGggggtttggtttgttttttaatgagtCCGAGCAGTTTGTAATTGCAGCTAGCTGACAGCCATCAGCCAACACAGATCAAAAAGCAGTGCAGATGCAATAACTGGGGTTTTTAGCTTGGTTTTGCATTCACGGTTCTGGCCTGCAGAAGACCAGGGACAGGCTGGGACCTTGGCTTCAATCCAGCCTGCTTTGCCCTCCCTGCTGGGATGAACCAAACTCACCCCTTCAAGTTAAGCAACTTGTTTTCATACACACGTGAGGGATGTTTTTTCTGCTATGTAGAAATACCTAGGAGGTTACTGAAAGACCCCAGGCAGTGATTTGCAAGCTTGTTGCCCCTCTTAAAATATCTCTTATTATGGGAGCACAGAGCATATTAGGTGTGATTTCTGAGTCACTGCAAAACCAGCCTGAAGGGCCATGTCCATGCTGCTCCTTGGGGTATTTCGGCTATTCACTGTGTGTGGGTTTCTCTGCCAAAAGAGATGCGTTTGGGAAACCAAAAAGTGAAGTCAGGTCTCAGCCCAGCACATGGGAAACATGGCAATTGGGAGCAGGCACCCAAAGTGACACCAGTGCCCCCCTTCTGATAGAATTTGCCCCTCTAGGACTCCActctgtctgtttttatttttgtgaaaataccataaaaaagaaaattgcagctTTTTATACTTCAGTGATAGTGAAatgatgctgtgttttccttcccttctcttttggGAACATGTCCAATAAAACTTGattgtaatttatttgttcCTACATGTTTTTGCTCTAAAGCACAACCAGCAGCATGAAATACTTCCAACCTTCAGCGGAGTGAACGGGAGGAggcttttgtttcacttttggggaaaaagtttcaaaattctgattaaaataaatactgaaaagcttGAAATGAGGTGCATGCTGTCACGAAACAAAACGAAGAATgtggaaaaagaggaggaggggggtggTTTATCCatcaagcaacaaaaaaattagtCACCATTCATTTCTTAGCCCATTACTGTTGTTAATccaaaagcctttctttttggCAGGGAGGTTTTTGCACGGCTCTACTagctcagacagaaaaaaaaaaaaaaagcattcaatttttgctttctcaaaaGACACAGCAAAACCTAGCATCTGGGGGAGGATTTTATCAGGACAATCTAGACTGAGGATGGGTTTCGGTGAGCTGGAACAGAGCAACTTACCACATGATGCAGGTGTTTTGGTCactgcaaaaggagaaaaaaaaaaagaaaagggaaaaaaaagaaaacctcagaCAAACACTCATGCCTTATTGCATTTCAAAGAGTCAGACGCTTTGCTCTCCTCTGACCTCTCAACATCCCAGCTTTTCATAACCCTGCACAGCAAATGGGCAGGAGCGAGTGAGCACACACCAGCCCCGCGGGTTTGCAGCAGACGCTCACAAGCTCCCCAGCAAAACCTCGCTGAAACCCAAATGCACCCAAACACAGAAGCACCCAGTTTCCCTTCACTCAGAAAATCAAGGGAGCCGCAGTAAAAGAGACCAAAGTCTGGGGACAAAAcccctcagcccctgctgccacAGAGGATGCTAATTTTTGGACAGATTGGTCAGAAATTagcaaaggttaaaaataaactgtgagTCATCTTGATTTCTGTACTTGCCTGTGCTAATGCTGACTTACACAGCACGGCATGAATCAATGCAGCTAAAGACAACCTAACCTTAACTAACCCTACCAGTTCTGAATGTCTTTCTTCCCAgtttggggtgaaaaaaaaaagcaaataacagCCCAAAAGAGAGGCGGTGATGCTGAAAGGCAGCCAGACTCCTGCAAACATCTCAAACCTCTCAGCTGGCCCcattccccctccccaggaCATGATTCCTCCAGCGGTGCCCTCCCCCAGCAGGCAACCCCTGCCTCCAACAAATCCTGCCTCCCAAACCGGCACCCGCTGTGCGAGCAGCCTTCCCTTCCGAGGGGGCAAATTCGAGGAGGACAGTGCATGTGAGTGACAAAACCACGCAAGGGGATTTTGTGGGACTGAGAGATACTGCAAGAATTttccgtgttttttttttttttgtgcctaaACCATCATTTGCTTTGCCCTTTGTAATATTCCACTTAATTACCGTTGTCTGCAGCAACAGGCTTTCCTAGAAGAGCTGGGGAGGTAATGACTACCTTAAACATgaatcctttctcttttctttaattaaagcatTTGCAGCCTGTGCTCTGGTTCCCAGGTGTGACTTTGCATAGCTCTTTGGAAGTCAAAGGCAGGCTCCCGGCCTCTGCTGCCTGGCCCCCTTCCACCGGATCCAGCTCACATGTGCCAACTCCCATCTGCAGGCTTAGGAAACCAAACCTCCGTACATCTGCCACGTTTCCAACACAATTTATTTAGTTTCAATACCAGTATAAGCCTGGTAACATTCCTGGGATTGCTGCTGATCCAAACCAGCAGCAGTTACTGGGGTTACCTGCATCACCCATGAAATcagggctcagggctggctACAGCAGCTTCAGGATGTGCGAGCGTGAGTGCAGGTTTCCTGGGAATTTTGGCATTTCCAGCACATTGCACAGCACCCAGCGGGTTCCTGGTCTCCACTCCCGAGGCGAGAGCACCCCCTTGCTACCGCCCAGCTTGCTCCCGTGCAGCACGCCCGGTGATCGGCTCCCCGATAGCTCGCCCGAACGCGCTTCGGGTGCTCGTGACTCACGCTATTGGCAATAGGCGGTGACAGGAGCGCTTGCAGGAGATGATAGTTGTGAGCGCCGGCTTTTATGATTgcaatgaggaaaacaaaaaaaaaaatcccttctgctCAGGTTCTTTCAAGTTCCCAGACAGAGAAAACGGCAGTTGGAAGCACATCAACAGAAACAAGCTATGAGATGCTGCAGATACCCTTAAGCAACTCATTTTGGATTAAGTTCCCGTACTTATTGCTCACGTAGCCAatttcaaaaaatctttttgattcAGTTTTATCTCTCCACTGTGCACTATTAGTTCATCTGACACACAACCCGATGGAGGTCGGTGGCCCTTGCAGCACAAGGATGTGGCTGGGCTGAGTTCGCTTTGCAGACTTGCTTtgggtgggaaggaggggaTATTTCTTGTAACCCACATCCAGCTCTTTGTGGGCACGAGGGAAGAGGTCCTGGCTTTCCTGTCTTTGCATCATCCCAAAACACGACCCAGCCCCATCGCAGCTCCTGGGTTCACCTGAGAGTTCAAGATTGAGGGGACAAAGATGTTTTAGAATATCATCTGACTGCATGATCTCAGCAGAGTGAAGGAGGGGTAGGAGGAAGCTGGAAGGAAAGTGTGTGAATTCCCCTACAGAGAACGTCTTGAGGAGCCAGCAGTGACGTGGAAACTGCTGGTTAGAGGGTAAATATGGGGGGGGAGTGATAAAAATACCACTTCACAGAGAGCTTTTGAACCCTCTGCCTGACGAGAAGACTCAAAACAAATGCAACCCTTTCAATCATCTCTTTAATATCTATTTTAGAAGTGCCAGAGTACTATTTAACGCAGTTTCACATTATTTTGGAAGGGCGATTCCCTTGCTGTCTTTGAAAGCCACGATAACTAATTTCTCAGTTCCTCCTGCAAAGAGGAGAGGCAACTTTTTGGTAAGATCCCAGAAAATACTACCAGGAGACAACTTCCACCCAGCTCTTCTCCACTAGCCTGCAATCCTTTAGAGcccttttctaaaagaaatcaaaatagcAGTGCTGAGAAGTAAAATCACCTCCAGCCTCAGCTTTCCCAAGCCAACAACAGGGCATGCACACCGTGACAGGGCAGTCTTGGAAAGATCAGCCCCTGTCTGTGCTGCCCTGTTCGCCGTGTGAAGTGTTGAACCCTAAACTGCACCGCACCTTGCAAAGGCTTCAGCTCAAGGAAGCTCACTGCAATGGGTGAGCCCTGGCTGGCATAAGGAAAACTGGCTCCCAGGGTCTCGGGAGAATCATGTTGCGTCCTGCTCGTGAGCGCAGACCTCGGCGAGTCGTCCCATTCAATTCTCATTTCATGACTCAGAGCGCCAGgctttgggggtggggggagctcCCTCACTCCGTTACTTTCTTGCCTGcaaacaatgcatttttcagCGCCTCGCTGTAGCCTAGGTGTGTTTGACAAGGCAAGTTGCTGCAAGGCACGTCAAGTTCTGAATTCCCGTGCCAAGTTTTCCAAGCAGATAAAAGAGGAGGCTCCCGAGCTCTCCCATCACAGGGGTTTCTGTCTCCGTTgccctctgctcctttcctgctgctcagcttttattcaccagcttttttttccGTCCTGCTCTTTGCATTTCCAATTGAACAAGCCACCATGAGTCGGATCTCTTACAGATCATCAACTGGAGGGGGCATGAGGGGCTTTAGCTCAGGCTCTGCTATCGTAGGAGGTGGCAGTGGTACCAGAAGCAGTTTTAGCTCCGTCTCTGTCTCCAGAgttggaggaggaagagctggaggtggaggaggctTCGGAGCTGGTGGTGGCTTTGGCAGCAGAAGTCTCTATAACTTAGGTGGAAGTAAAAGAATTTCCTACAGCTCGGTCGGCGGAGGTCTACGGAGCGGAGCTGGTGGTGGATACGGCtttggtggaggagctggcttTGGTCTTGGCTATGGTGGTGGAGCAGGCGCTGGTTTTGGCTTAGGAGgagctggtggtggtggcggctATGGGATGGGTGGTGGATTTGGACTGGGAGGTCCTGGATTTGGTGGTCGAGGTGGCCCCGGGTTCCCTGTTTGCCCACCCGGTGGCATCCACGAAGTGACCGTCAACCAGAGCCTCCTGGCACCCCTCAAGCTGGATATTGACCCAGAAATCCAGAAGGTGCGAACACACGAGCGGGAGCAGATCAAGACCCTCAACAACAAATTTGCCTCCTTCATCGACAAGGTGAGAGTTCGGTCTTAAACACCAGCCCGTGCATATTCTCAGTTGCCTCGGGAaagaagaacaggaagaaactTCTTTTGGAGTTGGGGGCTTGCCTGAACTAATCCCAGCCAACAAACAGCACAGGTTTGGCTGAAAACTAAGAACTGTCTTATGCTCTTTGCAAGGATGAGTTTTTCAGCACCTCATTTTGCTAAATTGGAAATCCCCCCTTCCACATAAAAAATTTACTGGGCACTGGATGGATCTTGCACTGGTTGTAAAACTGCAAAGCTCCACACCTCTCAATGGGATACTCCCAGTTTAAACCAGTAAGGTGGGCTGAGCATGCAGTGGGGGGAGATACAGCTAAAGTTGCAATTACAGGTGCTTGGCCTGCTTAATGGCTCTTGAAAATTCTCCCCAAGCATATCAGCTTCTTGTGCTACTTTGCAGAATTTGGTGCCCTAAATTCCTGTGGGAAGATCCTAATTCCAATCTCTTTGCCATCTCTTTCCCTGTTGAACGATCCCTCCTTTCCCTGGCAGGGGACTTTGTGCGCCGTTCGGATGGGTTTCAGCGCGtgcctgcttttgttttctcaggtGCGATTTTTGGAGCAGCAGAACAAAGTGCTGGAGACCAAATGGAGCCTCCTGCAAGAGCAGGGCCACACGGTCACCAGGAAGTCCCTGGAGCCCCTTTTCGAAGCCTACATCAACAACCTCAGGCGGCAGCTAGACAGTCTTATGGGAGAGAGGGGACGGTTGGACTCTGAGCTGAGGAACATGCAGGACATGGTGGAAGACTTTAAGAACAAGTAAGAGATTGCGCTCTGTAGATTAATAGATGTGAAAATCAGGGCAGGCGGTTCGCGCTCCCTGGCGCATGCCTTGCATTTGCACTGGGTTCCTCTTCCCAGCAAAATGAACATACAAAACCGAAATTTGGTCGCAGTTACCTCTAGCTATGTCGGTTGCATGCAGGCTCAGAATTTAGGACAGGATTCATTCACCCACAGAAGCAGCTCCATTGTATGGAGGTCCTGGTCAGATCCCTCGGGCTTCCCAAAACAATACctgaaaatagcaaaatgtgTAGCTTGTGAGTATGAATGACATGCAAAAGGGGATGAAACATAGCCATAAACAGCCAGCTCCAAAAATCCCCAATTTTTTCGTTTTGCAAAGGAAGTTCCTAGCTTCCAGAGGGGCCCAGGCAACCCGCATGTGCTCGGCCTCACTCACCTCTGATCACGTGGAAGATgctcagctctttttttttgcccattGCCTCAGCTCCCCCTCAAGTAAACCAGAGAAAAGAATTTTCCTGGGGTGGCAATTAGTCCCAGCCTGAGATAAGGCATCCAGCAAAGGCGGGATGAATCATTTTAAGGGCATGCCAGCTGGTGTCTGCTGACTATGAGGGACATTTAGGTGGTTTTTTTAGGTGAAGCAGTTCAATTTTCTTTGGCTGGAGTCTGAAGAGAACAATATCTTCCTTATGCAACCAGATGGCCAAGTGCAAACTTGAGAAAAACACCCTGGAGGACTGAGATATGTTTATGCTAGAGAGCTAAGCATGTGAATAgatttttggggtgggggatATGTATCGGCATTTAGAGCTGACAGGATGGGCTGACATGAATTAGCTTCTGTTATGTTGTCCTTGGGTACATTTCAGGTCTTGGTATGCATTATAGGCTTTTAGAAACCCTGATTAgtagaaaaatgacaaattataTTGTCTGGATTTTGGAGCTACTACCTGGgcaagaaaatgctttttgtttcaagtCTGGAGCTAGATTCCAGTCCACGGGCTCATGTTCACTTCGTTTCCTGTCCACCCAGAGATCCAGGTGCAGGGATATCTCTGCCAGTGGAAGTGAAAAGACTGGCATAAACCTGCCTTTCAAATCCAGGTCTTAGCCGCAACAGCCTCCACATTCTGTCTACTTTCTAGCTAAGCCCTGCCCTGATTATCTGATGAGAGGATGTTGCTCAGAGCCATAAAAAGTTCCCCAGAAACATAATCTGAGGCTTACTTAATGATCTGCTCTTGCACAACCATGGttaaagaatcacagaacttttttttttaattaaatgctgcAGCAGGTTATTCAGAGCCATTagcattattaaaatatcaaatatcaaACTATTACATTATTAGCTATTGCAGTCCAGGCTGAAAGCTTTTGCATAACTTTGCTTTGGTCAAAGGTCACCACGAAtacttgctgctgcttcttactGCAAAGGGCTCTGATCCTGCTCACATCTACGCATGAGCTTGACTTTAAGGGCAGTGATTGGattcttttaattttagctGGGACTACTCACACCATGGAGTCCCTGCAGGTTCAGAGTAACTGACCATTTGCTCTGCATCTGCTCTGGACTGTAAACAGCTGGGAATAAGGAATATATCTGTGAGCCAGAATTAATGATTTAGGACTGGAGTGGTCCCacctctgcttctctgcctcGGCTCTTCATTTCCACCCGAACTCTCTCCCTTTTTTATCCTTACAGATATGAAGATGAGATTAACCGCCGCACCGGTGCAGAGAACGAGTTCGTGGTTCTCAAGAAGGTGAGTGAAGTGGGAGCCAGGGGGAGGGCAATGAAATGAGCTCAGTACACAGAGCCAAAGCAAAGCTGATGGGAGCTGGGGGGTCTTCCAACCCCATGGTTGGGTCAGGCATTAGGATACGGTGTTGGCACGGCTAGGACTAGGTACTGGGCTGGGTACTCCTCTGTATACCCCTACAAATGGGCACAACCTGCTCCAAGCCAAGGGTGCAGCACCTTTTGGCACAGTCGGAGGAGCTGCCCTGCTTTCTGGAGGTAGCTCCTCCGGCTGCAGCGCCAAACTGTTCGGCTGCCTGCTGTTCAGTCCCACTCTAACTCCAGTCACATCCCCATGAGTCTGAGCTTTGCCCTCTGCCCAAAACCTCACTGTGGCTCACAACCAGTGTCTGGCGTTATGTCAGAAAATGCCTTGATCATAGCGATATAAAAACAAGCCTAAAGATTAACGAACCTGGAAGCAGAGAGTGGGTCCTCCTGGTGtccttttgttttgtggtttcaCCCCGAAGTCtttggttttctcttctttaggaTGTGGATGGAGCTTACATGAACAAGGTTGAGCTGCAGGCCAAAGCAGATGCACTGGCAGACGAAATTAACTTCCTGAGAGCTCTCTACGAAGCGGTAAGCGGTCAGCCCTCCCTACGATAACATCCTCCACAGCTCCATGCCGTACAGTTTCCTGTGTCCTGGAGCTCCGTCCATCACACTCGGTGCTGTACAGCAGTAAAAGAAGAAGCAGTCACCACCTTTTTGAAATTATAACGTAGCCATAAGATAGAAATGATAGACAAGGAGAGGCAGAGTAcagagaaatgcaagaaaatggCTTGGCAGAGAGGGCTCCAAAGCCATCTCGCATCGACATGGTTTCCACCCCTGAGACCAGACAACTCAGTTTTTTTGCATCTTCTGCAGGAATTGTCCCAGATGCAGCAGCAAGTGTCTGACACCTCCGTGGTCCTGTCCATGGACAACAACCGCAACTTGGACCTCAACAGCATCATCGCAGAGGTCAAGGCGCAGTACGAGGACATCGCCAACCGGAGCCGGGCAGAGGCTGAGGCTTGGTACCAAAACAAGGTGGGTAAGCGGAATAACAGACTGATTTCTGTGCATGTTGCAACGGGCTCTTGCATACAGATGATTGCCGTTCTTTGCTTGTTAACCACTACGCTGGACCCACCTTACTTTCCCTGCTGTGAAACCGGAGGACAAGACGCTTAAATGCCTTGATCCTGGGCTCACACTGAGTCACTGGTGGATCTGGCCTTAGACGCAGAgcattcctcttttcctttcaggttCCTAATATTAGGTGACAACCCGTAGCAATGCAATAGCTGACTTTGTGGTGTATTTTAGCAACTATGGGCTGAGCTGCTATTCCATGGGCAGGTTGCTCCGAGGGCTGTAGTCCCCCTAGACCTGCACTTCATGCCCTGAAGGCCCCTCACCCTTCCCAGCCCCACTCAGCCTCCCCACGGCTCCTAACCAGCACTCTCCTCCTTTCTGCATCTCAGTACGAGGAGCTTCAGGTCTCCGCCGGGCGACACGGTGACGACCTGCGTAACACCAAGATAGAAATTTCAGAGATCAACCGGATGGTCCAGAGGCTGCGGAATGAGATTGAGAGCGTGAAGAAGCAGGTAAGGTGGGGATGCTCCTGCATGGTGGATGGCAGACTCCAGACATGGAAGGAGCCAGCTCCTAGCttcacagcagggctggaaggccAGGGGTCCCCCCTGCACTGAAGAGGGCAGGGCCATCTCTGTCTCTCCCTACTGGAGAAGGTCCCGTAATGTGAGGATGTGCTGTGATAGCTCCTTTCTTGCTGGGGAAGTGAGTTGTGAGCTTTCAGGTCACCCcagcaaagcaaagagctgcagaTGTTTCTCCTTTTCGTGGGAAACTGGACTatggctgcagctccccccagctACCCCGTGACACCTTTCTGACAGTCCCAAGGACTTCTCAGTGCCATGCTGGGAGCCACCGGCCAGTATCCACAATACCACAGCAATACTCAGCTTTGGGTAGGCCAAGATAAACCATTATTGGCTTCCCTTTCTTTTAGTGTGCCAGCCTCCAAGCAGCCATCGCCGAAGCGGAGGAGCGTGGGGAGATGGCCCTCAAGGATGCCAAAGCCAAACTGGCCGAGCTGGAGGatgctctgcagaaagccaAGGCAGACCTGGCCCGGCAGCTGCGCGAGTACCAGGAGCTGATGAACGTCAAGCTGGCCCTGGACATCGAGATTGCGACCTACAGGAAGCTGCTGGAGGGCGAGGAGAGCAGGTGAGGACAAACACGGGGTCCCATTGCGTGCTGCTCTTCAGAGTAGAGCGCGTTTCTTTGGGTCCAAAGACAGAGCTCACCCCAAGGGCCTGAAGCATCAAGAGACTTAAAAAGAGGGTAGAGAGAggggatattttaaaatgtgaggtTTCTTGGAAAAGCTGGGTTTCTCCAGCTCTTGGCACCTGATGCACTAAGAAAAGTGAGCATTGTCACCTTTCACCTGTGATGCAGCCATACCCCACCAGAGGACCCTCCCTGCTGAAGGCCACAAAGTCTAATTAGCTGGTCCCAGTGGCCAGCGCTGTATCTTGCCTGTGCTTTCGCATTCTCACTTA
Proteins encoded in this window:
- the LOC121061203 gene encoding keratin, type II cytoskeletal 6C-like, whose product is MSRISYRSSTGGGMRGFSSGSAIVGGGSGTRSSFSSVSVSRVGGGRAGGGGGFGAGGGFGSRSLYNLGGSKRISYSSVGGGLRSGAGGGYGFGGGAGFGLGYGGGAGAGFGLGGAGGGGGYGMGGGFGLGGPGFGGRGGPGFPVCPPGGIHEVTVNQSLLAPLKLDIDPEIQKVRTHEREQIKTLNNKFASFIDKVRFLEQQNKVLETKWSLLQEQGHTVTRKSLEPLFEAYINNLRRQLDSLMGERGRLDSELRNMQDMVEDFKNKYEDEINRRTGAENEFVVLKKDVDGAYMNKVELQAKADALADEINFLRALYEAELSQMQQQVSDTSVVLSMDNNRNLDLNSIIAEVKAQYEDIANRSRAEAEAWYQNKYEELQVSAGRHGDDLRNTKIEISEINRMVQRLRNEIESVKKQCASLQAAIAEAEERGEMALKDAKAKLAELEDALQKAKADLARQLREYQELMNVKLALDIEIATYRKLLEGEESRLAGEGVGAVSVSVVSSSSGMGYGGGGGSCLGMGGGLGMGGGLGMGGGGGSYSMSSSGGGFGGGSGGFGGGLSYGGGSSFSSNSSRGVSSSTGGSVRIVSKTTTSKKTIR